The segment TTCACCGGACTCATGCACCGAACGGTCGCTCCAGACCACGAGATCGCAGTCGAACAGCTCCTGGTGCGCGCGCAGGGTGTCCGCCAGTGTGGGGCTGCCGATCTCCTCCTCGCCATCGAGGAGCACGGTGACCGTGCAGGGGAGCGCGCCGATGTGCTCGTCGAAGAGGCGCAGCGCCTGGAGGTGCGCATAGTGCTGCCCCTTGTTGTCCCCGGTGCCGCGGCCCCAGATCCGCCCGTCCCGCAGGACGGGGGTGAAGGGATCGGAGTCCCACCTCTCGCGTGGCCCGGCCGGCTGGACGTCGTAGTGGCCGTAGAGCAGGACGTGCGGCGCGCCCTCCGGGCCCGCGCGGTGGCCGACCACCAGTGGCCGGCCCTTACCGACGAGCACCGACGGGGTCAGGCCGGCCCGCTTGACCTCTTCGACGGCGACATCGGTCGCGGCGGGGAACCCCTCGCCGGTCGCGCTCACACTGGGATGGCTGACGTACGCCATCAGTCCGGCGATGAGTTCGTCCTGGCACCCCTGCACGAGTTCGCGCGGTGTGGCGGGGAGTTGGGCGCGGATCGTGGAAGCGTCCGTCATCGTTGACCTCGTTCTTTCTGGGCACTGTGGGGCGGGGGCCGGTCGGGCGGGGGGCCGGTCGGGCGGGGGGGCCGGGCGGGGGTGCGCAGGGCGGCGCGGAGGGCGTCCGGGTGGGTCAGCGCAAGGCGAGGAAGCGGCGGGCGGCCAGCAGGGAGGCGATGCTCAGGGCGCCGGCCGCCATGATGTAGAAGCTGGGCGAGAGGTGGCTGCCGGTGGCAGCGATCATCCAGGTGATGACCACGGGCGCGAAGCCGCCGAAGGACATGACGCCGATGTTGTAACTGAGGGACAGGCCGGTGCCGCGGGTCGCGGTCGGGAATGCCTCGGACATCAAGGCGGGCAGCGCACCGAAGTAGCAGGCCTTCAAGACACCCAGGATGAACATCACCACGCCCATGACCAGCAGCGACGGACTGCCCGACAGCAGCAGGAACAGTGGGTAGATGCTGAGGATCAGGGCGGTCCCGGCGATGAGCATCACCTTGGTGCGGCCGATCCGGTCCGAGAGATGGCCGACCAGGGGCGTGAGGGTCGTCAGTACCACGCCGGACACCGCCGCCCCGATGAAGCCGGCGGAGGACGGCAGTCCGAGGACCTCGTGTGCGTAGGTCGGCATGTAGACGATCACGTAGGTCACCGCGGTGGACATCGCCAGTGCGCCGGTCATGAGGAGCACCGGCAGTTTCTGGTTCCGGAGCACTTGGCGGACCGGGGCCACCGCGACATCTCCCGCCGACGCGGCGTCGGTGAATTCGGTGGTCTCCGGTACATGACGGCGGATCAGGTATCCCACCGGTCCGATCAACAGGCCGACGATGAACGGAATGCGCCAGCCCCAGGAATCCAACTGTGCTCCGGAAAGGCTCAGGCTGAGTACGGTTCCGAAGGTCGCGGCCAGCAGTGTCGCCGCGCCCTGCGAGGCGAACTGCCAGCTCGCCATGAATCCCCGTCGGCCGGGGGCCTGTTCGGCCAGGAATGCGGTCGCGCTGCCGAACTCCCCACCCGCTGAAAATCCTTGCAGCAGACGGGCCAGCAGAATCAGTACCGGTGCGGCCATTCCGATGGATTCATAGGTGGGCATCACGGCGATCAGCAATGTGCCGACCAGCATGAGCTGAATGGTGAGCAGCAGCGCGGCCTTCCGCCCGACGCGGTCCGCATACGTTCCCAGGACCAGTGCGCCCAAGGGCCGGACCAGATACGAGACCCCGAATGTGCCGAAGGCGAGCATCAGGGACACCGTCGGATCACCGGCCGGGAAGAATGCCTTGGAGATCGA is part of the Streptomyces platensis genome and harbors:
- a CDS encoding MFS transporter, with amino-acid sequence MTTLRETDQMDAEKPVSKSRTRRAVLAATAGNMLEWYDLTSYGFFAASISKAFFPAGDPTVSLMLAFGTFGVSYLVRPLGALVLGTYADRVGRKAALLLTIQLMLVGTLLIAVMPTYESIGMAAPVLILLARLLQGFSAGGEFGSATAFLAEQAPGRRGFMASWQFASQGAATLLAATFGTVLSLSLSGAQLDSWGWRIPFIVGLLIGPVGYLIRRHVPETTEFTDAASAGDVAVAPVRQVLRNQKLPVLLMTGALAMSTAVTYVIVYMPTYAHEVLGLPSSAGFIGAAVSGVVLTTLTPLVGHLSDRIGRTKVMLIAGTALILSIYPLFLLLSGSPSLLVMGVVMFILGVLKACYFGALPALMSEAFPTATRGTGLSLSYNIGVMSFGGFAPVVITWMIAATGSHLSPSFYIMAAGALSIASLLAARRFLALR